In Arthrobacter citreus, a single genomic region encodes these proteins:
- a CDS encoding helix-turn-helix transcriptional regulator — MFDMKKVGRQIAQLRKANKITQMKLADQLGVSFQAISNWERGETMPDISKLPELAEIFNVSIDEILGNEKGIKLINNLIEKDHDDSSTVIEVEKEEFLNVAPILNIEQADLVFKNVENELTLKDTSEIAPFISEEIIDECAKKEFESNGIKELSQMASYISKEVTDGFAKKAFESKGIGELLQIAPFISKELIDEFAMKEFETTGIKELTMLAPFISEEVINVCAKKEFELNGIKGLTTLAPFISEEIVNECAKKEFELNGIKGLTSMAPFISDEMIDECAKKEFEINGIKELTSMAPFISDVTIDECAKKEFEINGIKGLTSMAPFISDEVINECARKSYELNGIKSITSICPFIESDLLNELALDAISKNGINEIITIIPFLDSNILKNGVIK; from the coding sequence ATGTTTGATATGAAAAAAGTGGGTAGACAAATCGCACAATTAAGAAAAGCAAACAAGATTACACAAATGAAGTTAGCTGATCAATTAGGTGTTAGTTTTCAAGCAATTAGTAACTGGGAACGTGGGGAAACAATGCCTGATATTTCAAAGCTACCCGAGCTTGCAGAGATTTTTAATGTAAGTATTGATGAAATTTTAGGAAACGAAAAAGGGATTAAATTAATTAATAATTTAATCGAAAAAGATCATGATGATTCATCGACTGTAATTGAAGTAGAAAAAGAAGAATTTTTAAATGTAGCACCAATACTTAATATTGAACAAGCGGACTTAGTTTTTAAAAATGTTGAGAATGAGCTTACTTTGAAGGACACTTCAGAAATTGCCCCGTTTATTAGTGAAGAAATTATCGATGAATGTGCTAAGAAAGAGTTCGAATCAAACGGAATTAAAGAATTATCTCAAATGGCATCTTATATTAGTAAAGAAGTGACTGATGGATTTGCAAAGAAAGCGTTTGAGTCAAAAGGGATAGGAGAATTACTACAAATTGCCCCATTTATTAGTAAAGAATTAATTGACGAATTTGCAATGAAAGAATTTGAAACCACTGGTATTAAAGAATTAACGATGTTGGCACCCTTTATAAGCGAAGAAGTAATCAATGTATGCGCGAAGAAAGAATTTGAGCTAAATGGTATAAAAGGATTAACGACATTGGCACCATTTATCAGTGAAGAAATAGTTAATGAATGCGCAAAGAAAGAATTTGAGTTAAATGGTATAAAAGGATTAACGTCAATGGCACCATTTATAAGCGATGAAATGATCGATGAATGCGCAAAAAAAGAGTTTGAGATAAACGGAATAAAAGAGTTAACATCAATGGCTCCATTTATTAGTGATGTAACAATTGATGAATGTGCAAAGAAAGAGTTTGAAATAAATGGTATTAAGGGATTAACATCAATGGCCCCATTTATAAGTGATGAAGTCATTAACGAATGTGCAAGAAAAAGCTATGAATTAAATGGTATTAAATCTATAACATCGATTTGTCCATTTATTGAAAGTGACCTTCTTAATGAACTTGCGTTAGATGCCATATCCAAAAATGGTATAAATGAAATTATTACAATTATTCCATTTTTAGATTCAAACATTTTAAAGAATGGTGTTATTAAATAA
- a CDS encoding alpha/beta hydrolase yields the protein MHPNLNNPYYYHQNWHNEYQPYPIQQEYHLNDKADFFYRQHAQLIFVLVHGSWVDPFFWHGITRELQKMGHIVHTPQLPGHGTDKDKNVNHEILTKQVVHYITSNKLNNIILVGHNLGGTVIQKVAEQLHDRIKRLVFWNAFVLNDGESLADQYPAQAQKFLLGLAQQSTDNTIKLPFQYFRDVFVNLADLQTAQQIYSATTPEPATPLFEKLDLKTFYQLSIPRSFINLQEDTAVPAGENSGWYPYMASKLGVYRFIQGSGDHMSTAKLYSRRIAQLIVIASRD from the coding sequence ATGCATCCTAACTTAAATAACCCTTATTATTATCACCAAAATTGGCATAACGAATATCAGCCATATCCTATACAGCAAGAGTATCATTTAAATGATAAAGCCGACTTTTTTTACCGTCAACATGCTCAACTTATTTTTGTACTAGTTCACGGTTCATGGGTTGATCCATTCTTTTGGCACGGGATTACACGTGAATTACAAAAAATGGGGCATATTGTTCATACACCTCAATTACCTGGGCATGGAACAGATAAAGATAAAAATGTAAATCATGAAATCCTCACGAAGCAAGTTGTACATTATATAACTTCAAATAAACTTAATAATATCATTTTAGTAGGTCATAACCTTGGCGGAACAGTCATACAAAAAGTTGCTGAACAGCTACACGACAGAATTAAACGACTAGTATTCTGGAATGCTTTTGTTTTAAATGATGGTGAAAGCTTAGCTGATCAATATCCAGCACAAGCACAAAAATTCCTTTTAGGTTTAGCACAACAATCTACTGACAATACAATAAAACTACCATTCCAGTATTTCAGAGATGTATTTGTTAATTTAGCTGATCTACAAACGGCACAGCAAATTTATAGCGCGACCACCCCAGAACCGGCTACTCCGCTTTTTGAAAAACTGGATTTAAAAACCTTTTACCAATTATCTATCCCTAGAAGCTTTATTAATTTACAAGAAGATACAGCTGTTCCTGCGGGCGAAAACTCTGGCTGGTACCCCTATATGGCTAGTAAATTAGGAGTTTATCGGTTTATTCAAGGAAGTGGCGATCATATGTCTACGGCAAAATTGTATTCAAGACGAATTGCCCAGCTTATTGTAATTGCCTCCCGAGACTAA
- the nagZ gene encoding beta-N-acetylhexosaminidase codes for MKDKVFKETPAQNSHHQNEVETSHNNHLSTEEVLNGIMTSAKQGEIPNQNKITVGKTLLKDIKNQFGEPVEKAEVANGTYLTYQLQKFSVGYDNENRIFEVRSYDPNLKKVHYNNIIYQLNKPSEFKYYKDQEVDQIILIYNLPNNYELKFILPKPTKENENPAVDHTSVLLIEQIQPSTGSTIDQMINEMSLQEKIGQMIIAGFNGPNYSNSLKELVEQYHIGGFIFYNENLNNNSQTVNLVNSIKVSNKNNHLPILFGVDQEGGRVSRLPGNIGKIPTNEQIGKKNDGTFSFEIGQILGEQLQAFGLNMDFAPVLDVNSNPNNPVIGDRSFSNNPGTVSKLGIQTMKGIQSENIIPVVKHFPGHGDTSVDSHLELPVVNKSYKDLKSLELIPFKDAISQHADAVMIAHILLPKIDSNYPASMSKVVISSILRNDLKYNGVVMTDDMTMSAIGNHYNLEKAAVTSILAGSDIVMVAHDPNKTKAVFKAIETAVNNKTISEERINESVKRIILLKQKYKLNNNPVKLTDTRQLAEKTNKLLSK; via the coding sequence GTGAAAGATAAAGTATTTAAAGAAACACCGGCTCAAAATTCACATCATCAAAATGAAGTGGAAACTAGTCATAATAATCATCTTTCAACTGAAGAAGTATTAAATGGAATTATGACAAGTGCTAAACAAGGGGAAATACCAAATCAAAATAAAATAACAGTCGGGAAGACTTTATTAAAGGATATAAAAAATCAATTTGGTGAGCCTGTAGAGAAAGCTGAGGTTGCTAACGGCACCTATTTAACCTATCAATTACAAAAATTTTCAGTAGGATATGACAACGAAAATCGAATTTTTGAAGTAAGATCATACGATCCTAATTTAAAAAAAGTTCACTATAACAATATTATTTATCAATTAAATAAGCCAAGTGAGTTTAAATATTATAAGGATCAAGAAGTTGATCAAATTATTTTAATTTACAACTTGCCAAACAACTATGAATTGAAATTTATTTTACCGAAGCCAACCAAGGAAAATGAGAATCCGGCAGTTGATCATACTTCAGTCTTACTCATTGAACAAATACAACCAAGCACGGGCTCAACGATTGATCAAATGATTAATGAGATGTCACTTCAAGAAAAAATAGGTCAAATGATTATAGCCGGATTTAATGGACCAAATTACTCTAATAGTTTAAAAGAACTAGTTGAACAATATCATATTGGAGGATTTATTTTTTACAATGAAAATTTAAATAATAATTCTCAAACAGTGAATCTAGTTAATTCGATCAAAGTTTCGAACAAAAATAATCACTTACCAATATTATTTGGAGTCGACCAAGAAGGTGGAAGGGTATCTCGTTTACCAGGAAACATTGGAAAGATACCGACAAATGAACAAATTGGAAAGAAAAATGATGGGACTTTCTCATTTGAAATTGGCCAAATTCTTGGAGAGCAGTTACAGGCTTTTGGCTTAAATATGGACTTCGCACCAGTTTTAGATGTAAATAGTAATCCTAATAATCCAGTTATTGGCGACAGGTCATTTAGTAATAATCCGGGAACCGTTAGTAAATTAGGCATCCAAACAATGAAAGGTATTCAATCAGAAAATATTATTCCAGTCGTAAAGCATTTTCCGGGTCACGGTGATACTTCTGTTGATTCACATTTAGAGTTACCCGTTGTAAACAAATCGTATAAAGATTTAAAATCGCTAGAATTAATCCCGTTTAAAGATGCTATTAGTCAACATGCAGATGCTGTTATGATCGCGCATATTTTATTACCTAAAATTGATTCTAACTACCCTGCATCTATGTCAAAGGTGGTCATTTCTTCCATATTAAGAAATGATTTAAAATATAATGGGGTAGTTATGACGGATGATATGACAATGTCGGCAATTGGTAATCATTATAATTTGGAAAAAGCAGCGGTTACTTCAATTTTAGCTGGAAGCGATATTGTTATGGTTGCACATGATCCAAACAAAACAAAAGCTGTATTTAAAGCAATTGAAACAGCTGTAAACAATAAAACAATCTCAGAGGAACGAATAAATGAGAGCGTAAAAAGAATTATTTTACTCAAACAAAAATATAAACTAAATAATAATCCAGTAAAACTGACGGATACTCGACAGCTAGCTGAAAAAACAAATAAATTATTAAGTAAATAG
- a CDS encoding RidA family protein yields the protein MEIKKVNPEAVAAPLGQYSHITIVPRNAELVVLSGQVGNDKNGNLPKDIESQFANALENIKRILESEKIDLNNIFKINFWLTENINRQFFLDCWGQFHAGNPPATTYAYVSSLVNPNIKIEVEAWAAR from the coding sequence GTGGAAATCAAAAAAGTAAACCCTGAAGCAGTAGCTGCACCACTTGGACAATATAGTCATATAACAATCGTCCCAAGAAATGCAGAACTTGTTGTATTATCAGGACAAGTGGGGAACGACAAAAATGGAAATTTACCAAAGGATATCGAAAGCCAATTCGCGAATGCACTTGAAAATATTAAAAGGATACTTGAAAGTGAAAAAATCGATTTAAACAACATCTTTAAAATTAATTTTTGGCTAACAGAGAATATCAATCGCCAATTCTTTTTAGACTGTTGGGGTCAGTTTCACGCAGGTAACCCGCCTGCAACAACATATGCCTATGTATCATCTTTAGTAAATCCAAACATTAAAATTGAAGTCGAAGCTTGGGCAGCAAGATAA